A single window of Ovis canadensis isolate MfBH-ARS-UI-01 breed Bighorn chromosome 17, ARS-UI_OviCan_v2, whole genome shotgun sequence DNA harbors:
- the LARP1B gene encoding la-related protein 1B isoform X3, translating into MSARVPVPAAHPREEPPAAAAERESLAAAASRQAEQLAPLEREGKEAAREERAATATSAGARGEPSPAPVLGHSVPQAAVPVKPLALHLAHKARGPGGPFGGEPPRPLPRDPPAENAREEEAAASSEEKLQPPPPPPPKENPWTRKPPQHLSPAGTGPLPLLPLETLEAELSSPKIIKAGKLKTKKSNKASDFSDMANWPTPSELVNTECQSVISQGNKKPQNRKEREDKVEKRSVNNESKENRETKLDGPGENVSEDEAQLSNQRKRANKHRWVPLHLEDVRPESQERPGSRNSSRCQPEANKSSHNNRRNDTQSWRREREKRDDQDEVSSVRSEGGNIRGSFRGRGRGRGRGRGRGNPRLNFDYSYGYREHDERTDQPFQTEPNASMMYYYDDGTGVQVYPVEEAVLKEYIKRQIEYYFSIENLERDFFLRRKMDEQGFLPISLIAGFHRVQALTTNLNLILEALKDSTEVEIVDEKMRKKIEPEKWPIPGPPPRSVPQTDFSQLIDCPEFVPGQAFGSHTVRVMIY; encoded by the exons ATGTCTGCTCGCGTTCCAGTGCCCGCCGCTCACCCTCGGGAGGAGCCTCCCGCGGCAGCAGCTGAGAGGGAGTCGCTGGCGGCCGCGGCGAGCCGGCAGGCCGAGCAGCTAGCCCCGCTCGAACGGGAGGGCAAGGAGGCGGCGAGGGAGGAGAGGGCCGCGACCGCCACCAGCGCGGGGGCGCGGGGTGAGCCGTCGCCGGCGCCGGTGCTGGGACACAGCGTGCCTCAGGCGGCGGTGCCTGTGAAGCCCCTGGCGCTGCACCTGGCGCACAAGGCGCGCGGGCCAGGGGGCCCCTTTGGCGGGGAGCCGCCGCGACCGCTGCCGCGGGACCCGCCGGCCGAGAACGcccgggaggaggaggcagcggcCAGCTCTGAGGAAAAgctgcagccgccgccgccgccgccgccgaagGAGAATCCCTGGACCAGAAAGCCTCCTCAGCACCTGTCCCCCGCTGGGACGGGGCCTCTGCCGTTGCTCCCACTGGAAACCTTGGAGGCAG agctCAGTTCCCCCAAAATTATAAAAGCAGGAAAACTCAAGACAAAGAAATCCAATAAG GCTAGTGATTTCAGCGATATGGCAAACTGGCCAACACCAAGTGAATTAGTGAACACTGAA TGTCAGAGTGTCATCAGTCAAGGAAATAAGAAGccacaaaatagaaaagaaagagaagacaagGTTGAAAAGAGAAGTGTTAACaatgaaagcaaagaaaaccGGGAAACAAAATTAGATGGTCCTGGTGAAAATGTCAGTGAGGATGAGGCTCAGTTAAGCAATCAACGAAAAAGAG ctAATAAGCACAGATGGGTACCACTGCACTTAGAAGATGTAAGACCAGAGAGTCAAGAAAGACCAGGGTCCCGGAATAGCTCAAGATGTCAACCTGAAGCAAATAAATCATCACATAACAATAGGAGAAATGACACACAAA gttgGAGgcgtgaaagagaaaagagagatgatCAAGATGAAGTTTCCAGTGTGAGAAGTGAGGGTGGTAATATCCGAGGCTCCTTTAGAGGACGAGGCCGAGGACGAGGAAGAGGCCGGGGCAGAGGAAATCCTCGAT TGAACTTTGATTATTCATATGGTTATCGAGAACATGATGAAAGGACTGATCAACCATTTCAAACAGAGCCTAATGCCAGTATGATGTATTACTATGATGACGGTACAGGTGTGCAGGTGTATCCTGTGGAAGAAGCAGTGCTCAAAGAGTATATTAAGCGCCAAAT tgagtATTACTTCAGTATAGAAAATTTGGAACGGGATTTCTTTCTTAGGAGAAAGATGGACGAGCAAGGTTTCTTGCCTATTTCCCTGATTGCTGGTTTCCACCGTGTTCAGGCTCTCACTACAAACCTTAATCTCATTTTGGAG GCACTGAAAGATAGCACAGAAGTGGAAATTGTggatgagaaaatgagaaaaaagatagAACCAGAAAAATGGCCGATTCCAGGCCCCCCTCCACGGAGTGTGCCACAAACAGACTTCTCTCAACTGATTGATTGCCCAGAATTCGTACCAGGGCAAGCCTTTGGTTCACATACAG TCAGGGTGATGATCTACTGA